One Nostoc punctiforme PCC 73102 DNA window includes the following coding sequences:
- a CDS encoding DUF4336 domain-containing protein, whose product MSHDPIELYQPINALKPVDKNIWIVDGSVVRMAMYGMAIPFSTRMTVIRLNNGELWCHSPIELTEALKTEIDTLGSVRHLIPPNKIHYAHISIWAKAYPEAIAWASPGVRERAA is encoded by the coding sequence ATGAGTCATGACCCTATCGAGCTATATCAACCAATCAATGCTCTCAAACCTGTCGATAAAAATATTTGGATTGTGGATGGGTCAGTTGTAAGAATGGCAATGTATGGAATGGCTATTCCTTTTTCGACTCGGATGACGGTTATACGGTTAAACAACGGTGAATTATGGTGTCATTCACCCATCGAACTGACGGAAGCACTAAAAACAGAGATTGATACACTCGGTTCAGTCCGTCATCTCATTCCACCTAATAAGATTCATTATGCTCACATTAGCATTTGGGCTAAAGCGTATCCAGAGGCGATCGCTTGGGCATCACCGGGAGTGCGAGAACGGGCTGCCTAG
- a CDS encoding ATP-binding protein, whose product MWGLTRRSQLQGYGIAFLTVLLALLLTLLLWQLHRLNSIYPLFLAAVMVSSWYGGLNPGLLATFLSAIVCAYFLLPPFYSLAITGFSVVGLLQFVLVALLISLLNTALRQARSQAQMNAVAALQNYERLRESQDSLRQSEERYRLLVEGVTNYAIFMLDPNGNVTTWNIGAERILGYQEAEIIGQPFERVFSPEAIKQGLPKQVLRKAVAEGFSRENRWHIRKDGTFFWAHCLITPLLDDDGNLRGFSKIMQDITERKQAEEEKEQLLLREQAARAVSEAAQSAAEAANRSKDEFLAIVSHELRTPMTAIIGWAGMLQTGVLDEAKATLALEIIERNANLQMQLIEDLLDISRIVRGELSLSIDLVDLVEVITAAIEVVQSLANAKDIQLETILDTSIEKIWGDSDRLQQVVLNLLTNAIKFTPNGGRVEVRLSKEMGSREEFSQPAIPNYLQIEVTDTGKGISPDFLPHVFERFWQADSTHTRSNKGLGLGLAIALHLVELHGGTIDAQSQGIGQGATFTVKLPILEESRGAALRLRSVTEEQGSRGAGDNNLHFFSQSPAPNPQSPVPNPLSGLRVLVVDDEADVRQWITAVLEECGAEVSAFSSTGQALEALEKLHPDVLISDIGMPGEDGYALMRKIRKLEPELGGRIPAIALTGYARVEDYKEALAAGFQLHVAKPVRAAELIAVVASLGKMSGKL is encoded by the coding sequence ATGTGGGGATTGACGCGACGATCGCAACTACAAGGCTATGGCATTGCATTCTTAACGGTTTTACTGGCTTTACTACTGACACTGCTTCTATGGCAGCTACACAGGCTGAATTCCATTTACCCACTGTTTTTAGCTGCTGTCATGGTTAGTTCCTGGTATGGTGGTTTAAACCCAGGACTGTTGGCGACTTTTTTGTCTGCTATAGTCTGCGCCTACTTTCTTTTACCACCTTTTTATTCTCTGGCTATTACTGGGTTCAGTGTAGTGGGGTTGCTTCAGTTTGTGTTAGTAGCGTTGTTGATTAGCTTACTTAACACTGCATTGCGTCAGGCGCGATCACAAGCCCAAATGAACGCGGTAGCAGCCCTGCAAAATTATGAGCGTCTACGTGAAAGTCAAGACAGTCTGCGTCAAAGTGAAGAACGTTATCGGCTATTAGTAGAAGGAGTAACTAATTACGCAATTTTTATGCTAGATCCAAACGGTAACGTTACCACTTGGAACATTGGAGCAGAACGTATTTTAGGTTATCAGGAAGCAGAAATAATTGGTCAACCTTTTGAACGAGTTTTTTCACCTGAAGCAATTAAGCAGGGACTACCCAAGCAAGTATTAAGAAAAGCAGTAGCTGAAGGTTTTTCTAGGGAGAATCGCTGGCATATTCGTAAAGATGGTACATTTTTCTGGGCGCATTGTCTCATCACACCTTTACTAGATGACGATGGAAATCTGCGCGGCTTTTCTAAAATTATGCAAGATATTACTGAACGTAAACAGGCTGAAGAAGAAAAAGAGCAACTATTACTGCGAGAACAAGCTGCACGCGCCGTTAGCGAAGCTGCCCAAAGTGCAGCAGAAGCCGCAAACCGTTCCAAAGACGAATTTTTAGCAATAGTTTCTCACGAATTACGTACCCCCATGACTGCAATTATCGGTTGGGCTGGAATGTTACAAACGGGTGTGTTAGATGAAGCTAAAGCAACTCTCGCGCTGGAGATAATTGAGCGCAATGCTAATTTGCAAATGCAACTTATTGAAGACTTACTTGATATTTCGCGGATTGTTAGAGGAGAGCTTTCACTGTCCATTGATTTGGTAGATTTAGTAGAAGTAATTACAGCCGCAATTGAGGTTGTACAATCACTGGCAAATGCTAAGGATATTCAACTTGAGACTATACTTGATACCTCAATAGAAAAAATTTGGGGTGACTCAGATCGCTTGCAACAAGTAGTATTAAATCTACTTACTAATGCCATCAAATTTACACCCAACGGTGGACGAGTTGAAGTGCGATTGTCTAAGGAAATGGGGAGTAGGGAAGAGTTTTCCCAACCCGCAATTCCTAATTATCTCCAAATTGAAGTAACTGATACCGGTAAGGGCATCAGTCCAGATTTCCTACCTCACGTATTTGAGCGCTTTTGGCAAGCAGATAGTACTCATACTCGTTCAAATAAAGGACTAGGTTTAGGGTTAGCGATCGCACTTCATCTGGTAGAACTACACGGTGGTACAATTGATGCCCAAAGCCAAGGAATAGGGCAAGGAGCGACATTTACAGTCAAGTTGCCGATTTTAGAAGAAAGCAGAGGGGCAGCACTTCGACTACGCTCAGTGACCGAGGAGCAGGGAAGCAGAGGGGCAGGAGACAATAATTTACACTTCTTTTCCCAGTCCCCAGCCCCCAATCCCCAATCCCCAGTCCCCAATCCTCTTAGTGGCTTGCGGGTATTGGTTGTAGATGACGAGGCAGATGTGCGGCAGTGGATTACCGCAGTACTCGAAGAGTGTGGAGCAGAAGTTAGTGCTTTTAGCTCTACAGGACAGGCACTTGAGGCACTAGAAAAATTACATCCAGATGTGTTAATCAGCGACATTGGGATGCCAGGTGAGGATGGCTACGCGCTGATGCGTAAAATCAGAAAACTTGAACCAGAGCTAGGCGGGCGGATTCCTGCTATTGCACTGACGGGATACGCCAGGGTAGAAGATTATAAAGAAGCATTAGCGGCAGGATTTCAGCTACATGTTGCTAAACCAGTTAGAGCAGCTGAGTTAATTGCCGTTGTTGCCAGCCTAGGTAAAATGTCTGGTAAACTCTGA
- a CDS encoding response regulator, giving the protein MTSKQILVIDDEDDIRQLIQTCLEIMGGWKVLTATSGNQGLLLAQSSQPDAILLDVMMPDMDGLTTFQKLQANQITKNIPVILLTARGRANDQRLFNDLGVRGIISKPFNPQKLAVQVAAALK; this is encoded by the coding sequence ATGACCTCTAAGCAAATCTTAGTTATTGATGATGAAGATGACATCCGTCAATTGATTCAGACTTGTCTAGAAATAATGGGAGGCTGGAAGGTGTTGACTGCTACTTCAGGTAATCAGGGATTACTATTAGCTCAGTCATCTCAACCCGATGCTATCCTTTTGGATGTAATGATGCCTGATATGGATGGTTTGACAACTTTTCAAAAACTACAGGCTAATCAAATAACTAAAAATATACCTGTGATTTTGCTTACAGCTAGAGGACGCGCTAATGACCAACGTCTATTCAACGATCTAGGTGTCAGAGGCATAATCAGTAAACCATTTAATCCTCAGAAACTAGCTGTTCAAGTAGCAGCAGCTTTGAAATAA
- a CDS encoding DUF3611 family protein, translating to MLNNLESFSHPPSKQKFAATFRLVSRISFWVQLVLGGISGIAVLLACFSRNITTQTSNAGIGFSIFLAIVGILLLCFRVYWAFRYRKLAKTLQTPNTQNHPRKEDVIQNLRIGLLASFVGLLIAFIASETTVAIILGKAVAQPQGVAIYQPENVIRSLDIFVMLANVNMIGAHFFGGVTSLGLLYWLEE from the coding sequence ATGTTAAATAATTTAGAATCATTTTCACATCCACCAAGCAAACAGAAATTTGCTGCTACCTTTCGTTTAGTAAGTCGAATTAGTTTTTGGGTACAGTTAGTACTTGGCGGTATTTCTGGCATTGCTGTATTGTTAGCGTGCTTTAGCCGTAACATTACTACTCAAACAAGCAATGCAGGTATAGGATTTAGTATATTTTTGGCCATTGTTGGTATTTTATTGCTGTGCTTTCGAGTATATTGGGCTTTCCGTTATCGAAAACTGGCTAAAACTTTACAAACACCAAATACTCAAAACCATCCCAGAAAGGAAGACGTAATTCAAAACTTACGAATTGGGTTGCTCGCGAGTTTCGTAGGGTTATTAATAGCTTTTATTGCTTCTGAAACGACAGTTGCAATTATTTTGGGCAAAGCAGTAGCACAACCTCAAGGTGTCGCAATCTATCAACCAGAAAATGTAATCCGTTCGCTAGACATTTTTGTAATGTTAGCAAATGTCAACATGATTGGCGCTCACTTTTTTGGGGGAGTTACTTCTCTTGGTTTACTTTATTGGTTAGAAGAGTAA